From Anopheles funestus chromosome 3RL, idAnoFuneDA-416_04, whole genome shotgun sequence, a single genomic window includes:
- the LOC125767726 gene encoding H(+)/Cl(-) exchange transporter 5 isoform X2, whose protein sequence is MEKFPLKGTSNLPISSAVTNHPLSADHTSYQSVASKTGKGSSSSSGSERITTSLTTPGVPVYEADEDGMIDITPGNGGLTNPNYPYSYAANGGRQDGVGAPSSSGNNGGAGTGATSAAGTAAVGAATSAGNGGDGGGISSPTHTRFGRDFHHSDHEGISFAGMTDTSDDIPGIGQYDDFHTIDWQRDIARDRMRHRYIVKKRQDSFWDLLKGAHDAWSGWVCVLLVGLFTGCVAGVIDIGASWMTDLKFGICPQAFWLNREQCCWSSNETSFDSGNCSQWYAWSEIFTSSREGFGAYVISYFFYIMWAMLFALLAASLVRMFAPYACGSGIPEIKTILSGFIIRSYLGKWTLIIKSVGIMLSVSAGLSLGKEGPMVHIASCIGNILSYLFPKYGRNEAKKREILSAAAAAGVSVAFGAPIGGVLFSLEEVSYYFPLKTLWRSFFCALIAAFILRSINPFGNEHSVLFYVEYNKPWIFFELVPFIGLGIIGGFIATFFIKANLWWCRFRKYSKLGQYPVTEVLIVTFITAVIAYPNPYTRMNTSELIYLLFSQCGISNQDPLCDYNRNFTDVNSAIEIAAAGPNVHKAVWLLILALAMKLVMTIFTFGMKVPCGLFIPSLALGAITGRVVGIGMEQLAYNYPKIWIFSGECSTGDNCITPGLYAMVGAAAVLGGVTRMTVSLVVIMFELTGGVRYIVPLMAAAMASKWVGDALGRQGIYDAHIALNGYPFLDSKDEFQHTTLAADVMQPKRNETLAVITQDSMTVDDIETLLKETEHNGYPVVVSKENQYLVGFVLRRDLNLALANARRIIDGITGQSLVIFTSAQPVQNLGPSPLKLKKILDMAPITVTDQTPMETVVDMFRKLGLRQTLVTHNGRLLGVITKKDVLRHVKQMDNEDPNTVLFN, encoded by the exons ATGGAAAAGTTTCCCCTCAAAGGCACCAGCAATCTTCCGATATCATCCGCAGTCACGAATCATCCACTGAGTGCTGATCACACGTCTTATCAGTCAGTTGCAAGCAAG ACCGGTAAAGGTTCTTCCTCATCGTCCGGATCGGAACGTATCACCACCTCGCTGACGACTCCGGGTGTGCCGGTGTACGAGGCGGACGAGGACGGCATGATCGACATTACGCCCGGTAATGGTGGCCTAACCAACCCGAACTACCCATACTCATATGCAGCGAATGGTGGCCGACAGGATGGTGTCGGTGCACCGAGCAGCAGTGGCAACAACGGTGGTGCAGGAACGGGGGCTACTTCAGCTGCTggcactgctgctgttggtgctgctaCTTCCGCCGGTAATGGTGGAGACGGTGGTGGCATATCGTCACCCACGCATACACGCTTCGGACGCGATTTTCATCACTCCGATCATGAAG GTATCTCATTTGCCGGTATGACGGACACAAGCGACGACATTCCCGGTATCGGGCAGTACGATGATTTCCACACAATTGACTGGCAGCGTGATATTGCGCGCGATCGTATGCGTCATCGATACATCGTCAAAAAGCGGCAGGACTCGTTCTGGGATCTTCTAAAG GGCGCACATGATGCCTGGTCCGGATGGGTGTGCGTACTGTTGGTCGGTTTGTTTACCGGTTGCGTAGCCGGTGTGATCGATATCGGTGCGAGCTGGATGACGGACCTAAAGTTCGGCATCTGTCCACAAGCGTTCTGGCTAAACCGGGAGCAGTGCTGCTGGTCGTCGAACGAAACCTCCTTCGACAGTGGCAACTGTTCGCAGTGGTACGCATGGTCTGAGATTTTTACCTCCTCCCGGGAAGGGTTCGGTGCGTACGTGATATCGTACTTCTTCTACATCATGTGGGCGATGCTGTTTGCGCTGCTGGCCGCATCGCTTGTACGCATGTTCGCACCGTACGCGTGTGGTTCCGGTATACCGGAGATCAAAACAATACTGTCCGGGTTCATCATCCGCAGCTATCTGGGCAAGTGGACGCTGATAATCAAATCGGTGGGCATTATGCTGTCGGTGTCGGCGGGCCTGAGCCTTGGTAAGGagggcccgatggtgcatatTGCAAGCTGCATCGGCAACATACTGTCCTATCTCTTCCCGAAGTATGGCCGTAATGAGGCGAAAAAGAGGGAAATCCTATCGGCCGCTGCAGCTGCTGGTGTGTCGGTGGCTTTCGGGGCACCGATCGGTGGTGTGCTGTTTAGCTTGGAGGAGGTGTCATACTATTTCCCGCTGAAGACACTCTGGCGATCGTTCTTCTGTGCATTGATTGCGGCGTTCATTCTGCGATCGATTAATCCATTCGGTAACGAGCATTCGGTACTGTTCTACGTGGAATACAACAAACCGTGGATTTTCTTCGAGCTTGTACCGTTCATCGGATTGGGTATTATAGGG GGCTTCATTGCAACCTTTTTCATCAAGGCAAACCTTTGGTGGTGTCGGTTCCGCAAGTACAGCAAGCTTGGCCAATACCCCGTAACTGAGGTGTTGATCGTAACGTTCATTACCGCGGTTATTGCGTATCCCAATCCCTACACGCGAATGAACACGAGCGAGTTAATCTATCTCCTCTTCAGCCAGTGCGGTATCTCCAATCAAGATCCACTGTG CGACTACAATCGGAACTTTACCGATGTCAATTCGGCCATAGAAATAGCGGCTGCCGGTCCCAACGTTCATAAAGCCGTCTGGTTGCTCATACTAGCGCTGGCAATGAAGTTAGTCATGACGATCTTCACGTTCGGCATGAAGGTACCGTGCGGGTTGTTCATTCCTTCGCTGGCGCTGGGTGCGATCACTGGTCGTGTGGTTGGAATTG GAATGGAACAGCTGGCGTACAACTATCCAAAAATATGGATCTTCTCCGGTGAGTGTTCGACTGGTGACAATTGCATTACGCCTGGGCTGTACGCGATGGTCGGTGCTGCTGCCGTGCTCGGAGGGGTCACAAGAATGACTG TGTCCCTTGTGGTTATTATGTTTGAGCTAACCGGTGGTGTCCGATATATCGTCCCGCTGATGGCGGCGGCCATGGCATCGAAGTGGGTTGGTGATGCGCTAGGCAGACAG GGCATCTACGATGCACACATAGCGCTTAATGGGTATCCGTTCTTGGACAGCAAGGATGAATTCCAGCACACAACACTGGCGGCGGATGTGATGCAGCCAAA ACGCAATGAAACACTAGCGGTGATCACTCAGGACTCGATGACGGTAGACGACATTGAGACCTTACTCAAAGAGACTGAACACAACGGCTATCCGGTGGTTGTGTCTAAGGAGAATCAATATTTAGTTGGCTTTGTGCTGCGAAGGGATCTTAACCTAGCATTGG CCAACGCACGGCGCATCATTGATGGTATCACTGGCCAATCGTTGGTGATATTCACCTCGGCCCAACCGGTCCAAAACCTCGGACCGTCGCCATTGAAGCTGAAGAAAATTCTCGATATGGCCCCGATCACCGTTACGGATCAGACACCGATGGAAACGGTCGTCGATATGTTCCGCAAGCTGGGCCTGAGGCAAACATTGGTCACCCACAATGG GCGACTACTCGGTGTAATAACCAAAAAAGATGTCCTGAGGCACGTGAAACAGATGGACAATGAAGACCCGAatactgttttgtttaactAA
- the LOC125767726 gene encoding H(+)/Cl(-) exchange transporter 5 isoform X1, which produces MEKFPLKGTSNLPISSAVTNHPLSADHTSYQSVASKTGKGSSSSSGSERITTSLTTPGVPVYEADEDGMIDITPGNGGLTNPNYPYSYAANGGRQDGVGAPSSSGNNGGAGTGATSAAGTAAVGAATSAGNGGDGGGISSPTHTRFGRDFHHSDHEDTLTVSFSGKIEGISFAGMTDTSDDIPGIGQYDDFHTIDWQRDIARDRMRHRYIVKKRQDSFWDLLKGAHDAWSGWVCVLLVGLFTGCVAGVIDIGASWMTDLKFGICPQAFWLNREQCCWSSNETSFDSGNCSQWYAWSEIFTSSREGFGAYVISYFFYIMWAMLFALLAASLVRMFAPYACGSGIPEIKTILSGFIIRSYLGKWTLIIKSVGIMLSVSAGLSLGKEGPMVHIASCIGNILSYLFPKYGRNEAKKREILSAAAAAGVSVAFGAPIGGVLFSLEEVSYYFPLKTLWRSFFCALIAAFILRSINPFGNEHSVLFYVEYNKPWIFFELVPFIGLGIIGGFIATFFIKANLWWCRFRKYSKLGQYPVTEVLIVTFITAVIAYPNPYTRMNTSELIYLLFSQCGISNQDPLCDYNRNFTDVNSAIEIAAAGPNVHKAVWLLILALAMKLVMTIFTFGMKVPCGLFIPSLALGAITGRVVGIGMEQLAYNYPKIWIFSGECSTGDNCITPGLYAMVGAAAVLGGVTRMTVSLVVIMFELTGGVRYIVPLMAAAMASKWVGDALGRQGIYDAHIALNGYPFLDSKDEFQHTTLAADVMQPKRNETLAVITQDSMTVDDIETLLKETEHNGYPVVVSKENQYLVGFVLRRDLNLALANARRIIDGITGQSLVIFTSAQPVQNLGPSPLKLKKILDMAPITVTDQTPMETVVDMFRKLGLRQTLVTHNGRLLGVITKKDVLRHVKQMDNEDPNTVLFN; this is translated from the exons ATGGAAAAGTTTCCCCTCAAAGGCACCAGCAATCTTCCGATATCATCCGCAGTCACGAATCATCCACTGAGTGCTGATCACACGTCTTATCAGTCAGTTGCAAGCAAG ACCGGTAAAGGTTCTTCCTCATCGTCCGGATCGGAACGTATCACCACCTCGCTGACGACTCCGGGTGTGCCGGTGTACGAGGCGGACGAGGACGGCATGATCGACATTACGCCCGGTAATGGTGGCCTAACCAACCCGAACTACCCATACTCATATGCAGCGAATGGTGGCCGACAGGATGGTGTCGGTGCACCGAGCAGCAGTGGCAACAACGGTGGTGCAGGAACGGGGGCTACTTCAGCTGCTggcactgctgctgttggtgctgctaCTTCCGCCGGTAATGGTGGAGACGGTGGTGGCATATCGTCACCCACGCATACACGCTTCGGACGCGATTTTCATCACTCCGATCATGAAG ATACATTAACCGTTTCGTTTTCCGGTAAAATTGAAG GTATCTCATTTGCCGGTATGACGGACACAAGCGACGACATTCCCGGTATCGGGCAGTACGATGATTTCCACACAATTGACTGGCAGCGTGATATTGCGCGCGATCGTATGCGTCATCGATACATCGTCAAAAAGCGGCAGGACTCGTTCTGGGATCTTCTAAAG GGCGCACATGATGCCTGGTCCGGATGGGTGTGCGTACTGTTGGTCGGTTTGTTTACCGGTTGCGTAGCCGGTGTGATCGATATCGGTGCGAGCTGGATGACGGACCTAAAGTTCGGCATCTGTCCACAAGCGTTCTGGCTAAACCGGGAGCAGTGCTGCTGGTCGTCGAACGAAACCTCCTTCGACAGTGGCAACTGTTCGCAGTGGTACGCATGGTCTGAGATTTTTACCTCCTCCCGGGAAGGGTTCGGTGCGTACGTGATATCGTACTTCTTCTACATCATGTGGGCGATGCTGTTTGCGCTGCTGGCCGCATCGCTTGTACGCATGTTCGCACCGTACGCGTGTGGTTCCGGTATACCGGAGATCAAAACAATACTGTCCGGGTTCATCATCCGCAGCTATCTGGGCAAGTGGACGCTGATAATCAAATCGGTGGGCATTATGCTGTCGGTGTCGGCGGGCCTGAGCCTTGGTAAGGagggcccgatggtgcatatTGCAAGCTGCATCGGCAACATACTGTCCTATCTCTTCCCGAAGTATGGCCGTAATGAGGCGAAAAAGAGGGAAATCCTATCGGCCGCTGCAGCTGCTGGTGTGTCGGTGGCTTTCGGGGCACCGATCGGTGGTGTGCTGTTTAGCTTGGAGGAGGTGTCATACTATTTCCCGCTGAAGACACTCTGGCGATCGTTCTTCTGTGCATTGATTGCGGCGTTCATTCTGCGATCGATTAATCCATTCGGTAACGAGCATTCGGTACTGTTCTACGTGGAATACAACAAACCGTGGATTTTCTTCGAGCTTGTACCGTTCATCGGATTGGGTATTATAGGG GGCTTCATTGCAACCTTTTTCATCAAGGCAAACCTTTGGTGGTGTCGGTTCCGCAAGTACAGCAAGCTTGGCCAATACCCCGTAACTGAGGTGTTGATCGTAACGTTCATTACCGCGGTTATTGCGTATCCCAATCCCTACACGCGAATGAACACGAGCGAGTTAATCTATCTCCTCTTCAGCCAGTGCGGTATCTCCAATCAAGATCCACTGTG CGACTACAATCGGAACTTTACCGATGTCAATTCGGCCATAGAAATAGCGGCTGCCGGTCCCAACGTTCATAAAGCCGTCTGGTTGCTCATACTAGCGCTGGCAATGAAGTTAGTCATGACGATCTTCACGTTCGGCATGAAGGTACCGTGCGGGTTGTTCATTCCTTCGCTGGCGCTGGGTGCGATCACTGGTCGTGTGGTTGGAATTG GAATGGAACAGCTGGCGTACAACTATCCAAAAATATGGATCTTCTCCGGTGAGTGTTCGACTGGTGACAATTGCATTACGCCTGGGCTGTACGCGATGGTCGGTGCTGCTGCCGTGCTCGGAGGGGTCACAAGAATGACTG TGTCCCTTGTGGTTATTATGTTTGAGCTAACCGGTGGTGTCCGATATATCGTCCCGCTGATGGCGGCGGCCATGGCATCGAAGTGGGTTGGTGATGCGCTAGGCAGACAG GGCATCTACGATGCACACATAGCGCTTAATGGGTATCCGTTCTTGGACAGCAAGGATGAATTCCAGCACACAACACTGGCGGCGGATGTGATGCAGCCAAA ACGCAATGAAACACTAGCGGTGATCACTCAGGACTCGATGACGGTAGACGACATTGAGACCTTACTCAAAGAGACTGAACACAACGGCTATCCGGTGGTTGTGTCTAAGGAGAATCAATATTTAGTTGGCTTTGTGCTGCGAAGGGATCTTAACCTAGCATTGG CCAACGCACGGCGCATCATTGATGGTATCACTGGCCAATCGTTGGTGATATTCACCTCGGCCCAACCGGTCCAAAACCTCGGACCGTCGCCATTGAAGCTGAAGAAAATTCTCGATATGGCCCCGATCACCGTTACGGATCAGACACCGATGGAAACGGTCGTCGATATGTTCCGCAAGCTGGGCCTGAGGCAAACATTGGTCACCCACAATGG GCGACTACTCGGTGTAATAACCAAAAAAGATGTCCTGAGGCACGTGAAACAGATGGACAATGAAGACCCGAatactgttttgtttaactAA
- the LOC125767726 gene encoding H(+)/Cl(-) exchange transporter 3 isoform X4, which translates to MTDTSDDIPGIGQYDDFHTIDWQRDIARDRMRHRYIVKKRQDSFWDLLKGAHDAWSGWVCVLLVGLFTGCVAGVIDIGASWMTDLKFGICPQAFWLNREQCCWSSNETSFDSGNCSQWYAWSEIFTSSREGFGAYVISYFFYIMWAMLFALLAASLVRMFAPYACGSGIPEIKTILSGFIIRSYLGKWTLIIKSVGIMLSVSAGLSLGKEGPMVHIASCIGNILSYLFPKYGRNEAKKREILSAAAAAGVSVAFGAPIGGVLFSLEEVSYYFPLKTLWRSFFCALIAAFILRSINPFGNEHSVLFYVEYNKPWIFFELVPFIGLGIIGGFIATFFIKANLWWCRFRKYSKLGQYPVTEVLIVTFITAVIAYPNPYTRMNTSELIYLLFSQCGISNQDPLCDYNRNFTDVNSAIEIAAAGPNVHKAVWLLILALAMKLVMTIFTFGMKVPCGLFIPSLALGAITGRVVGIGMEQLAYNYPKIWIFSGECSTGDNCITPGLYAMVGAAAVLGGVTRMTVSLVVIMFELTGGVRYIVPLMAAAMASKWVGDALGRQGIYDAHIALNGYPFLDSKDEFQHTTLAADVMQPKRNETLAVITQDSMTVDDIETLLKETEHNGYPVVVSKENQYLVGFVLRRDLNLALANARRIIDGITGQSLVIFTSAQPVQNLGPSPLKLKKILDMAPITVTDQTPMETVVDMFRKLGLRQTLVTHNGRLLGVITKKDVLRHVKQMDNEDPNTVLFN; encoded by the exons ATGACGGACACAAGCGACGACATTCCCGGTATCGGGCAGTACGATGATTTCCACACAATTGACTGGCAGCGTGATATTGCGCGCGATCGTATGCGTCATCGATACATCGTCAAAAAGCGGCAGGACTCGTTCTGGGATCTTCTAAAG GGCGCACATGATGCCTGGTCCGGATGGGTGTGCGTACTGTTGGTCGGTTTGTTTACCGGTTGCGTAGCCGGTGTGATCGATATCGGTGCGAGCTGGATGACGGACCTAAAGTTCGGCATCTGTCCACAAGCGTTCTGGCTAAACCGGGAGCAGTGCTGCTGGTCGTCGAACGAAACCTCCTTCGACAGTGGCAACTGTTCGCAGTGGTACGCATGGTCTGAGATTTTTACCTCCTCCCGGGAAGGGTTCGGTGCGTACGTGATATCGTACTTCTTCTACATCATGTGGGCGATGCTGTTTGCGCTGCTGGCCGCATCGCTTGTACGCATGTTCGCACCGTACGCGTGTGGTTCCGGTATACCGGAGATCAAAACAATACTGTCCGGGTTCATCATCCGCAGCTATCTGGGCAAGTGGACGCTGATAATCAAATCGGTGGGCATTATGCTGTCGGTGTCGGCGGGCCTGAGCCTTGGTAAGGagggcccgatggtgcatatTGCAAGCTGCATCGGCAACATACTGTCCTATCTCTTCCCGAAGTATGGCCGTAATGAGGCGAAAAAGAGGGAAATCCTATCGGCCGCTGCAGCTGCTGGTGTGTCGGTGGCTTTCGGGGCACCGATCGGTGGTGTGCTGTTTAGCTTGGAGGAGGTGTCATACTATTTCCCGCTGAAGACACTCTGGCGATCGTTCTTCTGTGCATTGATTGCGGCGTTCATTCTGCGATCGATTAATCCATTCGGTAACGAGCATTCGGTACTGTTCTACGTGGAATACAACAAACCGTGGATTTTCTTCGAGCTTGTACCGTTCATCGGATTGGGTATTATAGGG GGCTTCATTGCAACCTTTTTCATCAAGGCAAACCTTTGGTGGTGTCGGTTCCGCAAGTACAGCAAGCTTGGCCAATACCCCGTAACTGAGGTGTTGATCGTAACGTTCATTACCGCGGTTATTGCGTATCCCAATCCCTACACGCGAATGAACACGAGCGAGTTAATCTATCTCCTCTTCAGCCAGTGCGGTATCTCCAATCAAGATCCACTGTG CGACTACAATCGGAACTTTACCGATGTCAATTCGGCCATAGAAATAGCGGCTGCCGGTCCCAACGTTCATAAAGCCGTCTGGTTGCTCATACTAGCGCTGGCAATGAAGTTAGTCATGACGATCTTCACGTTCGGCATGAAGGTACCGTGCGGGTTGTTCATTCCTTCGCTGGCGCTGGGTGCGATCACTGGTCGTGTGGTTGGAATTG GAATGGAACAGCTGGCGTACAACTATCCAAAAATATGGATCTTCTCCGGTGAGTGTTCGACTGGTGACAATTGCATTACGCCTGGGCTGTACGCGATGGTCGGTGCTGCTGCCGTGCTCGGAGGGGTCACAAGAATGACTG TGTCCCTTGTGGTTATTATGTTTGAGCTAACCGGTGGTGTCCGATATATCGTCCCGCTGATGGCGGCGGCCATGGCATCGAAGTGGGTTGGTGATGCGCTAGGCAGACAG GGCATCTACGATGCACACATAGCGCTTAATGGGTATCCGTTCTTGGACAGCAAGGATGAATTCCAGCACACAACACTGGCGGCGGATGTGATGCAGCCAAA ACGCAATGAAACACTAGCGGTGATCACTCAGGACTCGATGACGGTAGACGACATTGAGACCTTACTCAAAGAGACTGAACACAACGGCTATCCGGTGGTTGTGTCTAAGGAGAATCAATATTTAGTTGGCTTTGTGCTGCGAAGGGATCTTAACCTAGCATTGG CCAACGCACGGCGCATCATTGATGGTATCACTGGCCAATCGTTGGTGATATTCACCTCGGCCCAACCGGTCCAAAACCTCGGACCGTCGCCATTGAAGCTGAAGAAAATTCTCGATATGGCCCCGATCACCGTTACGGATCAGACACCGATGGAAACGGTCGTCGATATGTTCCGCAAGCTGGGCCTGAGGCAAACATTGGTCACCCACAATGG GCGACTACTCGGTGTAATAACCAAAAAAGATGTCCTGAGGCACGTGAAACAGATGGACAATGAAGACCCGAatactgttttgtttaactAA
- the LOC125767726 gene encoding H(+)/Cl(-) exchange transporter 5 isoform X3 yields the protein MIDITPGNGGLTNPNYPYSYAANGGRQDGVGAPSSSGNNGGAGTGATSAAGTAAVGAATSAGNGGDGGGISSPTHTRFGRDFHHSDHEDTLTVSFSGKIEGISFAGMTDTSDDIPGIGQYDDFHTIDWQRDIARDRMRHRYIVKKRQDSFWDLLKGAHDAWSGWVCVLLVGLFTGCVAGVIDIGASWMTDLKFGICPQAFWLNREQCCWSSNETSFDSGNCSQWYAWSEIFTSSREGFGAYVISYFFYIMWAMLFALLAASLVRMFAPYACGSGIPEIKTILSGFIIRSYLGKWTLIIKSVGIMLSVSAGLSLGKEGPMVHIASCIGNILSYLFPKYGRNEAKKREILSAAAAAGVSVAFGAPIGGVLFSLEEVSYYFPLKTLWRSFFCALIAAFILRSINPFGNEHSVLFYVEYNKPWIFFELVPFIGLGIIGGFIATFFIKANLWWCRFRKYSKLGQYPVTEVLIVTFITAVIAYPNPYTRMNTSELIYLLFSQCGISNQDPLCDYNRNFTDVNSAIEIAAAGPNVHKAVWLLILALAMKLVMTIFTFGMKVPCGLFIPSLALGAITGRVVGIGMEQLAYNYPKIWIFSGECSTGDNCITPGLYAMVGAAAVLGGVTRMTVSLVVIMFELTGGVRYIVPLMAAAMASKWVGDALGRQGIYDAHIALNGYPFLDSKDEFQHTTLAADVMQPKRNETLAVITQDSMTVDDIETLLKETEHNGYPVVVSKENQYLVGFVLRRDLNLALANARRIIDGITGQSLVIFTSAQPVQNLGPSPLKLKKILDMAPITVTDQTPMETVVDMFRKLGLRQTLVTHNGRLLGVITKKDVLRHVKQMDNEDPNTVLFN from the exons ATGATCGACATTACGCCCGGTAATGGTGGCCTAACCAACCCGAACTACCCATACTCATATGCAGCGAATGGTGGCCGACAGGATGGTGTCGGTGCACCGAGCAGCAGTGGCAACAACGGTGGTGCAGGAACGGGGGCTACTTCAGCTGCTggcactgctgctgttggtgctgctaCTTCCGCCGGTAATGGTGGAGACGGTGGTGGCATATCGTCACCCACGCATACACGCTTCGGACGCGATTTTCATCACTCCGATCATGAAG ATACATTAACCGTTTCGTTTTCCGGTAAAATTGAAG GTATCTCATTTGCCGGTATGACGGACACAAGCGACGACATTCCCGGTATCGGGCAGTACGATGATTTCCACACAATTGACTGGCAGCGTGATATTGCGCGCGATCGTATGCGTCATCGATACATCGTCAAAAAGCGGCAGGACTCGTTCTGGGATCTTCTAAAG GGCGCACATGATGCCTGGTCCGGATGGGTGTGCGTACTGTTGGTCGGTTTGTTTACCGGTTGCGTAGCCGGTGTGATCGATATCGGTGCGAGCTGGATGACGGACCTAAAGTTCGGCATCTGTCCACAAGCGTTCTGGCTAAACCGGGAGCAGTGCTGCTGGTCGTCGAACGAAACCTCCTTCGACAGTGGCAACTGTTCGCAGTGGTACGCATGGTCTGAGATTTTTACCTCCTCCCGGGAAGGGTTCGGTGCGTACGTGATATCGTACTTCTTCTACATCATGTGGGCGATGCTGTTTGCGCTGCTGGCCGCATCGCTTGTACGCATGTTCGCACCGTACGCGTGTGGTTCCGGTATACCGGAGATCAAAACAATACTGTCCGGGTTCATCATCCGCAGCTATCTGGGCAAGTGGACGCTGATAATCAAATCGGTGGGCATTATGCTGTCGGTGTCGGCGGGCCTGAGCCTTGGTAAGGagggcccgatggtgcatatTGCAAGCTGCATCGGCAACATACTGTCCTATCTCTTCCCGAAGTATGGCCGTAATGAGGCGAAAAAGAGGGAAATCCTATCGGCCGCTGCAGCTGCTGGTGTGTCGGTGGCTTTCGGGGCACCGATCGGTGGTGTGCTGTTTAGCTTGGAGGAGGTGTCATACTATTTCCCGCTGAAGACACTCTGGCGATCGTTCTTCTGTGCATTGATTGCGGCGTTCATTCTGCGATCGATTAATCCATTCGGTAACGAGCATTCGGTACTGTTCTACGTGGAATACAACAAACCGTGGATTTTCTTCGAGCTTGTACCGTTCATCGGATTGGGTATTATAGGG GGCTTCATTGCAACCTTTTTCATCAAGGCAAACCTTTGGTGGTGTCGGTTCCGCAAGTACAGCAAGCTTGGCCAATACCCCGTAACTGAGGTGTTGATCGTAACGTTCATTACCGCGGTTATTGCGTATCCCAATCCCTACACGCGAATGAACACGAGCGAGTTAATCTATCTCCTCTTCAGCCAGTGCGGTATCTCCAATCAAGATCCACTGTG CGACTACAATCGGAACTTTACCGATGTCAATTCGGCCATAGAAATAGCGGCTGCCGGTCCCAACGTTCATAAAGCCGTCTGGTTGCTCATACTAGCGCTGGCAATGAAGTTAGTCATGACGATCTTCACGTTCGGCATGAAGGTACCGTGCGGGTTGTTCATTCCTTCGCTGGCGCTGGGTGCGATCACTGGTCGTGTGGTTGGAATTG GAATGGAACAGCTGGCGTACAACTATCCAAAAATATGGATCTTCTCCGGTGAGTGTTCGACTGGTGACAATTGCATTACGCCTGGGCTGTACGCGATGGTCGGTGCTGCTGCCGTGCTCGGAGGGGTCACAAGAATGACTG TGTCCCTTGTGGTTATTATGTTTGAGCTAACCGGTGGTGTCCGATATATCGTCCCGCTGATGGCGGCGGCCATGGCATCGAAGTGGGTTGGTGATGCGCTAGGCAGACAG GGCATCTACGATGCACACATAGCGCTTAATGGGTATCCGTTCTTGGACAGCAAGGATGAATTCCAGCACACAACACTGGCGGCGGATGTGATGCAGCCAAA ACGCAATGAAACACTAGCGGTGATCACTCAGGACTCGATGACGGTAGACGACATTGAGACCTTACTCAAAGAGACTGAACACAACGGCTATCCGGTGGTTGTGTCTAAGGAGAATCAATATTTAGTTGGCTTTGTGCTGCGAAGGGATCTTAACCTAGCATTGG CCAACGCACGGCGCATCATTGATGGTATCACTGGCCAATCGTTGGTGATATTCACCTCGGCCCAACCGGTCCAAAACCTCGGACCGTCGCCATTGAAGCTGAAGAAAATTCTCGATATGGCCCCGATCACCGTTACGGATCAGACACCGATGGAAACGGTCGTCGATATGTTCCGCAAGCTGGGCCTGAGGCAAACATTGGTCACCCACAATGG GCGACTACTCGGTGTAATAACCAAAAAAGATGTCCTGAGGCACGTGAAACAGATGGACAATGAAGACCCGAatactgttttgtttaactAA
- the LOC125767744 gene encoding pigment-dispersing hormone peptides, whose product MAKIGAACVLLVCLWLRASSALPAFEDDRDLDKELYIRQLAEWLADQSTDFLNDLTNFPPCRPCSYEHRQPIAVVPRATYAKRNSELINSLLSLPKTMNDAGK is encoded by the exons ATGGCTAAAATCGGTGCAGCATGTGTTCTGCTGGTTTGTCTGTGGCTCAGAGCGAGCTCTGCCCTACCAGCTTTTGAAGATGACCGGGATTTGGATAAAGAA cTCTATATTCGTCAGCTTGCCGAATGGCTTGCTGATCAGTCGACGGATTTTCTGAACGATCTGACCAACTTCCCACCTTGTAGACCGTGTAGCTACGAACACAGGCAGCCCATAGCCGTCGTCCCGAGGGCAACGTACGCAAAACGTAACTCCGAGCTAATAAACTCGCTTCTAAGCCTTCCGAAAACGATGAACGATGCCGGCAAGTAA